From the genome of Mucispirillum schaedleri ASF457:
AAATAAAAATGCAGGTGCTTCAATGATTAAAAACCTGAAAAATATGGCTCAGGGTAAAAAAGGACTGGAAAATTTAATCTATTCTGCAAATGATATAAAAAATAATCCTGAAAAAATAGCTGATATTAAAAACCAGATGGATAATAATAAAGAAAATGCAGATAAACCTGTTAGGAGAATGATAAACAAAGACTTTGTTAATAATGTTTATGACCCATATAAATTAATAGAAGATATGAGAAAAATGCCATCAAAAAAGGCAAAATATAATACAAAAAAAGATAATGCAGGCACACAGAATAATAATTCTGAAAAATTAGCAGGATATGAAAATATTGTGCCTGATGTTGATAAGACGCCAACAATATTAGATAAATTTGGCAATGCTCCAGAATATTTTTCTTCCATGCCGCTTCCACCATTAAATAAAGGGGATATTTCATATAACCCTGATGCAGAAAAAGCTGCACTGAAAACTGCTGATGATATTATTACTGACCTTATGAGTGATGTGCTTCCAGATATTGAAAAATCTATTAAAGCAAGTTCATATACTCCAAGAAATAATAAATCAGGAAATAATGGACTAAGCAATGCAAATGCCGCAAATAATGCAGCAGACAGTGTGCCATCCCTTGCTGATAAAGTAAATAATAAATCAAATATGGAAAATAAATACTTAACAGGCAGGCAGAATGATATGTATGAAAATGCCTGTAAAAAGATTGACGGATTACACAAGATGTTTTAATATAAGATATAATTTATGATACTGTTTTAAATAAGTCCATCTAGATACTTCGCCTTATCACTCTCAGTATGACATAATATTAGTAATTTTGTCATTTGAAAGCACTTTTTATGCCTGCTTTCATTTTGAGAATAGCGAAGAATTTAATGTGATAATAATATAGTTAAAATTACGGACTTATAAAACATTATAAATTTATGGAGCGACAGGGCAGCCTGAAATAAGTTATGAGTGAAAAAGATATTTATACAAAGCAGTCATTTATAAACCTGATTGCAAGAACAATGCGTTCTATGGAACTGAAAATATTAGTAAGCGGTATAGATTACAGCTCGCCGCTTCCTCATCTTGTGGCAGTTTATCCAGATATTGAAAAATATTACCTTATAGAACCTATAAGTATGGAATGTTTTAGTAAAGAAAGCCCAAGACTTTATAAACAGGATGAACATAAAGATGTAAGGCAGTATTGCTGCCGTCTTTTTAAAGATAACTATGCAAAAGCCTCAGCAGTCGCTTCCATACTATGTGATTTATCTGCAGGTGTTGAAATGTTTACATATAAACTTGTTGGCACTTATGAGCTTATATCTATGGCAAAATATGCCTGTCTTGCTGTGCCATGTAGTATGGAAAATACAACATGCGAAGCTCTTGATTATTTAAAACTGGAATACAGACCATTAAATGTGCTTGATAAGTTTACATTAATATTAATAGATAAAGTGCAGACTGAAAAACTGCCTGAAATTAAAAAGTTCATTAAATTTATTTTAAATAATAAGTAAATATACTTATCCAAAATTTTATATTGCAGTCATTTTCAGCTTGATTTTAAAGGCTAAAAATCTAAATTATATTATTACAGCAGTATATAATATTTTTAAAACTATCTAGCTTGTTAGATACTTCGCTATATTTCAAACTTAGTATTGACACCACTGTTTTCACACTATAAGTCATTTTGAGCCTGATTTTAAAGGCGAAAAATCTAGATTATATATATTGCAGCAGAGTGTAATATATTTAAAGTATCTAGTTGTTTAGATACTTCGCTTAAAAATCAAGCTCAGTATAACAAGGAAAGAAGCAGGGTGCTTCGTCTTTAGTGAGCAATAGCCGAATTTGCTTTGGCAAAGCGTAGTTTTTCAAATTCAAGGGGAGTGTTTTTTTCACTACACTTCGCTTGGGAGTATAGAAAACGGCTTGCCATTAATATGGGCAATACCCCGTTTTTGCGATGCAAGCATTTCCAGACCGAATAGGAAGGAAACAGAAATGCGTAGCTGGACTGAATTTGAAAATAAAGAATAAATTTGATAAGTTTCCATTACCTTTACTCTAGACTAACGGGTTTTTCCTGCATATAGTTTTCAAAATCAGCAGAATAATACTTTATTATTTCTTTATTTAAATACTCTGTGCCTTTTTCATGGAGTGTTTTATTATCCATAACCAAATGTATAAAATGCTGTCCTGCTGGAGATAACCATGTATCAACTGTAAAAATTTTACTGTCTAAACTATTAACTGCTTTTGCTGCTGACTGCCAAAGTATCCGTTTTTTAGCTTCAATATTATCAACAGCAGATATTTCTTTTTCGTGGACTAAATCACTTAAAGCCTGCCTTACTATACTATTTTTAAGCTGAGATTTTGCTGCAAGCAATGCTTCCTGCTCATTATTGCCACTGCCTACTGCATTATTTTTAGGAAGATTTTTCCTGTTAGCTACCCAGTTAGGAATTTTAGCCGCCATTAATTCTTCAATATCTTTTACTTTTGGTGCAGCTGGTGACGATATTTCACTCATCTCTTTTGCTGGTGTGATTTTATCATCTATCTTAACATCTGCCACCTGCCCCACTGCTTTTATTTCAGGAACGGTGAGAATGCCATCTTTAAAAGAAATCTGTGGACTTTTTACTTGTGCAGGCTCATTAACTTTTGGAGCAGGCACATTATATATTTCATCAACTTTATCTATCTGAACTTTTCCAATATCCATGCGTTCTGGGCTGTATACCCCTGCAACCATTGCAGCAATGGGAGCACATATTTTATCTCTGTTATATTCCTGCTTTTCCATAGTGGAGCCTGCAGCTGCAGCAATAAATGATGCTGAAATATTTGTGCCATAAACAGCATCAGGCGGATAAAAATTAACTACACCAAGACTATCCACCGCTATTGTGCCAATATGAATATTCTGCTTTAAATCATATATTTTTATAAAATTGAAACCGCTGAAAGCTGCAAAATTTGCACCATCGCTCTTTATTATACCACCATTTACCCCATCAAGAGCAATAACAGGACGCATAGCTGGATAATCATAAACAGTAAAACCAATATCTGTCATTACTTCCAGCCTGCTTGAAAAATTTTCTACAAAAACAGATATAATTTTACCATTTAATATTTTCTCCATAGCAAAATCATCTTTTGATATACTGTATAATCCAGTATTAGATGCTGCTAAAAATTTACCTGTTTTTTCATCAAATATCATAGATGTTACATGGTTTGAAAGAGTAATATTTTTTTGCAGTTTGCCTGAAAATGTCCATACAGAAAGCCTGCCGTTTTTTTCTACAACATATAAAAGATTTGATTCTATATCTGGATAAATTGCTGCAACACCGCCTGTAAATTCTTTTACATACTGTTTTACAAGCCCTTCTTTTTTAAACTGATAAAGACCAACTGTAATACCATCACTGGCTGCAACAAACTGCCCCATATCTGACTGAGATATAAGATATACACTTCTTAAAAAATCATCAAAAGACTGAACAAGCCTGCCATCCTGCATATTATATACATATAAACTGCTGCCCCCTGCAACTGCATAGGAAGAAATATATTCAGAAATTATCATCTGCCTTATGCTTTTATCTACAGAAAAACTCATTAGCTGCTGACAGTTTCGTAGATTAACCTGAATAATTTGTTTATTCTTATTTACATCTGCAAGAATATTTAGTGAAGCAGCAAGTGATAAAAATTCACCGCTTAATATTCGGCTTGCTGAAAATGAATTGCTGCATAATATTAAAAAAAGTATTGCACTACTTGTTATTTTTAATATATTTTTCAAAAACATTCTTAAAACCAGTAAATTCATGACCTGATGCGGTATCTGTATCAAACTCAATATATTCTTTTACACCTTTGTAAAAATAAGGTTTTGTTAAAGCATTATGATTTATAAGCGGGTCATCTGTTACCCATACAGAAATATTATCTTTATTATAATATTCATAAGCATATAAAGAAAGTTTCTGTGCAATAATAACAGTAGAAACTGGCACTTTCTCTGTAACTTTTGGCACAATAACCATTGGCATTAAAGCAGGGTTTAAAAGTATTGCTTTACAGCCTGCTTTTGTAGCAACATAAAGAGCAAATAAGCCGCCAAGAGAACTGCCTGCAATACATACTTCGTCATTACTATTTTTTATTTCATCTATCAATTTATCAAATAAATCAGATACTTCCTCTGCTGATACATTAAAATCTGGTGCGGATATATTTTCTGCTCCCAAAATTTCACGCATTGCTTCTGCTTTGCATGCACTTGGTGAGCTGCCATATCCATGAAAATAATAATATTTCATATAACACATCCTACTTTGCTAAAGTTTTTAATGTTTGATATAAAAGGCTGGCACCCTGCTCTATATCTTCTTTTAATATCTCTTCATTCTGGTGGTGGCTTACACCACTGTCATTTTTTACAAATATCATACCACACTCAGTAATTTCTGCCATATTCATTGTATCATGACCAGCACCACTGATTGTATGCATATAAGGAATATTTAACTCATGACATGATTTTTCTATAATATCAGAAACATAATTATTTAACATACAAGGTTTCTCTGAAGACATTAACTCTATTTCACATGATACCTTATATCTAAGAGCAATTTTTGAAGATTCTGCTCTTATTAAACCAAAAAATTCATCTATTGTTTTACTGTTTATACCCCTTATATCAATATACATAATTGCTGTGCCTGGCACTACATTCATAGCAGAAGGAAAAATATCAAGCTTTCCAACAGTTGCAATAGCATTTCTTTCATCATAAGCAAGTGATAAGTTACGAACAGCAAGCACAAGTTCACTGGCTATAACAAGAGCATCTTTCCTATACCGCATAGCAGTAGAGCCAGAATGAGCTGCTTCCCCATGAATAATCACTTTAACTCTTAATGGAGCAGCAATACCATCTACCACAGCTACAGGCTTATTTTCATATTTCATTTTTTCACTTTGGTCTATATGCAGCTCAACAAATGCTTTATACTTATCCTTTTCTACAACACTTTTATGAATATCATAAAAATTATAGCCTGCTTTTTTCATAGCTTCTACAAGGGTTATGCCATTATTATCAACACTTTGCTCCCACTGCACAAAATTATCCAGCTTTCCTGCCATAATTTTGCTTCCCATAGTAGCATGACCAAAACTGCTTGATTCTTCTGCCTGAAAAACAATTAATTCTAACGGATGGCATATTGGAATATTTTTTTCTTTTATTGTTTTAATAGATGCTAAACTTGAAACAACACCTAAAACACCATCATATTTACCACCGTTTGGAACAGTATCAATATGTGAACCTGTGCCGATTACCTGCCCCACTGCTCCAGCAGGCTTATATAATGCAAACATATTGCCAAAAGTATCTTCTCTATACTCTAATCCTATATCATCTATCAGCTTTTTAAGATAAGCTCTTGCCTGCATATCACTTTGTGAAAAAGCATGCCTTGTAATGCCATTTAATGTCATACCTATCTGGCTTATTTTATCTATTACATCTAAAATCCATACTGTATTCATCGGCTGCCACTTCCTTTTACTGCCAGCATATTTATTAAATGTGCCTGATTTGCTGCCCCAAAACCATTATCTATGTTTACTACACTCACTCCTGATGCACATGAGTTAAGCATACCAAGCAGTGCGGCAATGCCGCCAAGATTTGCCCCATATCCAACAGATGTAGGCACAGCTATAACAGGAATAGAAACAAGCCCTGCAATTACAGATGGCAAAGCTCCTTCCATACCTGCAACAGCAATAATACAGTTTGAGCTTCTAAGAATATCCATATTATCCATAAGCCTGTGAATACCTGCAACACCTACATCATAAAGCCTTATAACTTTACTTCCAAATGCTTCTAAAATAACTGCCGCTTCTTCAGCAACAGGAATATCTGATGTGCCACCAGTTGCAATACATACCTGCCCTTCAAGCCCTTTTTTTATATCATTATAGATAACGATTTTTGCTATTTCAATATATTCTGCTTCTGGCACAAGAGAAATAATGGCTTCTGCCATTTCTTTTGATGCACGGGTACATACTGCTGCATTACCATTTTCTTTAATTCTCTTAAATATAGCTGCTGCATGCTCACATGTTTTGCCAGCACCAAATATAACTTCTGGATAACCCTGCCTTTTCTGCCTGTCATGGTCAATTTTAGCAAAGCCTATATCTTCATAACCTTTATTATTCATACACTATAAATATATTTTATTACCAAAAAAGGCAATAAAATATTTAAAAAATATTTTACCTTATATTATTCTGATAAAACAGCATTGCATTATTTTTTTATATAATTTGTAACATATATATTATTAGTTAATATATAATGCTTTTCATTTGTATGTAAAATCTAAAAACGATTGCAACATTTTAAGCAGTTGTTTAAGTTCTCATAAAATATATCATTAGCCGATTTATAATTAAATAATTTTCTAGGATAATTATTCATCCAGTCTTGTATTTTTTTAATATAAGCAGCTGAAAAGTTTTTAATATCAGTTTTCTTTTTAATAAATTTCCTTATAAGTTTATTATTATTCTCATTACTTCCCCTCTCCCAAGAGCAATAAGGGTGAGCATAATAAATAGTTGTTCGTTTAGATACTTTATCATACACTGATTTTTCTAAACCTGCCATATCTAAAAATTCTACACCATTATCTACTGTTATGCTCTTAAATATTAAGCTGAATTTATCTTTATACTTTCTTTCTAACTTATCTAATGCTGCTATTATACTTTTCTGTGTTTTATTTCTTAATTTGATTATTATTTCAAACCGTGATACTCGTTCTGTAAGCACCAGTAAGGCTGATTTACTGCCTTGTTTGCCCACCACTGTATCCATCTCCCAATTGCCATATAGTCGCTCTTTCAGTTCAAATGGTCGTTCGTCTATACTTCTGCCGCGTGTATTATTATAGGCTGTTCGTGGATTACTTTTACATTGTTTAGTATATTTTCTATATTCTATACTTTCTAATAGTCCTAATGATATATAGTTATATATTGTTTGGGTACTTATTGTTGATATACACTGATGCCTTAACTCTCCAGATATAACATCTGGGGAATACTTCTCATCTAACTTACTCTGTATATAGTCTAATAAGCCATATTCAATGTTATATTGTAATTTCCTACCTGTTTTACTCATTAAACCTTGCCTTATATTTAGAGAATAGTATGCACTATATTCTTTCCTTACACTCAAGTCACTGTTGAGAAATTCCACTGTCCCTCGCTTTATTTCTCGGTATATCGTGCTTTTAGACCTGCATAATATCTACGCTATTTCCAACACACTAACTTTGGATTTCAACAGACCTTCTAATTTATAACACTCAAATGCATTTAAGTGTTTATTTTTACGATTTTTTGGTGTAGTATCCATTTGTGGTTGTTACCTCTCTTACTCTATTTTTTGGCTAAAAAATATTATTTTATTTAAAGAGTTTTAACAACCACTTTTTTATTTATTCACTTTTTCGCAATCGTTTTTAGATTTTACCTGCTTTTCATTTGTAATAATTTATAATTGATTATAATTAAAAAATAATATATAATAGTGCAAATAATATATATAATAAAAAAACGGGTTATAATGATATATTTAAATGAATTAGGTATAGAAAAAGGAAGCAGAGTTATAGTTGCAATGTCTGGAGGTGTAGACAGCTCTGTAACAGCATTAATGGCACAAGAAGCAGGGCTGACAACTATCGGTATAACTATGCAGATGTTTGATAATAAAAATGAATTTTGGCATGATGCAAAAAATATGGCAGAATTTTTAGGTATAGAATGGCATTTAGCAGATTATACAGAATATTTTATACCAGATGTTATAGGATATTTTATTAGAGAGTATAAAATGGGCAGAACACCAAACCCATGCTCTAAATGTAACAAAGTTGCAAAAACAAAATATCTTTTTGACCAGATGCAGAAACATAACTGCCAGTATATTTTAACAGGTCATTATGCAAAAACAAAACTTATCGGAGAGCAGTATTATATACAAAAGGCAGATTATGCTGAAAAAGACCAGTCATACTATCTTTCTATGATAGAGCCATTTCATATAAATCTGCTTAAATTTCCACTTGGAAAAATGAAAAAAACACAGACAAGGGAAATAGCTGCAAAATATAACCTGCCTGTTGCAGAAAAAAAAGATTCGCAGGAAGCATGTTTTTTAGAAGATAAAGATTACAGAGAATTTTTAAAGCCATATATAAAAAATGTCCGCAAAGGCAGTTTTATATTAAATGGTAAAGTAATTGGTGAAAATAAAGGAATATACAACTATACACCGGGACAAAGGCGTGGGCTTGAAATAAGCTATAAAGAGCCTTTATATGTTAAATCTATTGACAGTAAAACTGGTGATGTATACCTTGGTGTAAAAAAAGAAGTATTTTTTAAAGGTGTGGCTTTAAAAGACTGCCAGTTTTTTCCAGATACACCATATATGGGAAAATACACAGCAAAACTCAGATACAGAATGAAAGATGAAAATTGTCTCATTGAAAGACTGCCTGAAAATAAAGCCAATCTTCTTTTTGATAACTTCCAGTTTGCACCTGCTGCAGGGCAGACGGCTGCAATATATGATGGAGATATAATTATTGGAAGCGGCGTTATAGACTATACTTTTTAAATAAATGGGTGGGGGTAAATATAAATGGCTTCGTTTGATACTGTAAGTGAAGTAAATATGCAGGAACTTGACAATGCTGTAAATAACTTAAAAAAAGAGTTAAACACTAGATTTGATTTT
Proteins encoded in this window:
- a CDS encoding WD40 repeat domain-containing protein, which codes for MNLLVLRMFLKNILKITSSAILFLILCSNSFSASRILSGEFLSLAASLNILADVNKNKQIIQVNLRNCQQLMSFSVDKSIRQMIISEYISSYAVAGGSSLYVYNMQDGRLVQSFDDFLRSVYLISQSDMGQFVAASDGITVGLYQFKKEGLVKQYVKEFTGGVAAIYPDIESNLLYVVEKNGRLSVWTFSGKLQKNITLSNHVTSMIFDEKTGKFLAASNTGLYSISKDDFAMEKILNGKIISVFVENFSSRLEVMTDIGFTVYDYPAMRPVIALDGVNGGIIKSDGANFAAFSGFNFIKIYDLKQNIHIGTIAVDSLGVVNFYPPDAVYGTNISASFIAAAAGSTMEKQEYNRDKICAPIAAMVAGVYSPERMDIGKVQIDKVDEIYNVPAPKVNEPAQVKSPQISFKDGILTVPEIKAVGQVADVKIDDKITPAKEMSEISSPAAPKVKDIEELMAAKIPNWVANRKNLPKNNAVGSGNNEQEALLAAKSQLKNSIVRQALSDLVHEKEISAVDNIEAKKRILWQSAAKAVNSLDSKIFTVDTWLSPAGQHFIHLVMDNKTLHEKGTEYLNKEIIKYYSADFENYMQEKPVSLE
- a CDS encoding YqiA/YcfP family alpha/beta fold hydrolase, whose protein sequence is MKYYYFHGYGSSPSACKAEAMREILGAENISAPDFNVSAEEVSDLFDKLIDEIKNSNDEVCIAGSSLGGLFALYVATKAGCKAILLNPALMPMVIVPKVTEKVPVSTVIIAQKLSLYAYEYYNKDNISVWVTDDPLINHNALTKPYFYKGVKEYIEFDTDTASGHEFTGFKNVFEKYIKNNK
- a CDS encoding M20 family metallo-hydrolase codes for the protein MNTVWILDVIDKISQIGMTLNGITRHAFSQSDMQARAYLKKLIDDIGLEYREDTFGNMFALYKPAGAVGQVIGTGSHIDTVPNGGKYDGVLGVVSSLASIKTIKEKNIPICHPLELIVFQAEESSSFGHATMGSKIMAGKLDNFVQWEQSVDNNGITLVEAMKKAGYNFYDIHKSVVEKDKYKAFVELHIDQSEKMKYENKPVAVVDGIAAPLRVKVIIHGEAAHSGSTAMRYRKDALVIASELVLAVRNLSLAYDERNAIATVGKLDIFPSAMNVVPGTAIMYIDIRGINSKTIDEFFGLIRAESSKIALRYKVSCEIELMSSEKPCMLNNYVSDIIEKSCHELNIPYMHTISGAGHDTMNMAEITECGMIFVKNDSGVSHHQNEEILKEDIEQGASLLYQTLKTLAK
- the larB gene encoding nickel pincer cofactor biosynthesis protein LarB, producing the protein MNNKGYEDIGFAKIDHDRQKRQGYPEVIFGAGKTCEHAAAIFKRIKENGNAAVCTRASKEMAEAIISLVPEAEYIEIAKIVIYNDIKKGLEGQVCIATGGTSDIPVAEEAAVILEAFGSKVIRLYDVGVAGIHRLMDNMDILRSSNCIIAVAGMEGALPSVIAGLVSIPVIAVPTSVGYGANLGGIAALLGMLNSCASGVSVVNIDNGFGAANQAHLINMLAVKGSGSR
- a CDS encoding IS30 family transposase; translation: MEFLNSDLSVRKEYSAYYSLNIRQGLMSKTGRKLQYNIEYGLLDYIQSKLDEKYSPDVISGELRHQCISTISTQTIYNYISLGLLESIEYRKYTKQCKSNPRTAYNNTRGRSIDERPFELKERLYGNWEMDTVVGKQGSKSALLVLTERVSRFEIIIKLRNKTQKSIIAALDKLERKYKDKFSLIFKSITVDNGVEFLDMAGLEKSVYDKVSKRTTIYYAHPYCSWERGSNENNNKLIRKFIKKKTDIKNFSAAYIKKIQDWMNNYPRKLFNYKSANDIFYENLNNCLKCCNRF
- the mnmA gene encoding tRNA 2-thiouridine(34) synthase MnmA, with amino-acid sequence MIYLNELGIEKGSRVIVAMSGGVDSSVTALMAQEAGLTTIGITMQMFDNKNEFWHDAKNMAEFLGIEWHLADYTEYFIPDVIGYFIREYKMGRTPNPCSKCNKVAKTKYLFDQMQKHNCQYILTGHYAKTKLIGEQYYIQKADYAEKDQSYYLSMIEPFHINLLKFPLGKMKKTQTREIAAKYNLPVAEKKDSQEACFLEDKDYREFLKPYIKNVRKGSFILNGKVIGENKGIYNYTPGQRRGLEISYKEPLYVKSIDSKTGDVYLGVKKEVFFKGVALKDCQFFPDTPYMGKYTAKLRYRMKDENCLIERLPENKANLLFDNFQFAPAAGQTAAIYDGDIIIGSGVIDYTF